ACTAAGCAAGTTCGCTGATGACACTAAATTGGAAGTATCTGTTGACAatctcaagggcagagaggccctgcagaaagatctggacaaactggagaactgggcaatcaccaactgcatgaagttcaacaagggcaagtgccggattttgcacctgggacgtggcaaccctggctgtacatacagactgggggatgagatgctggaaagcagctctgcagagagggatctgggggttctggtcgatggcaagttgaacatgagccaacagtgtgccctggcagccaagagggacaaccatgtcctgggtgcatcaagcacagcatggccagccgggcagggaggggattgtcccgctctgctctgcactggtgcggcctcacctggagccctgggtgcagttctgggtgccacaggataaaaaggatataaagcgactggagagtgtccagaagagggctatgaagttggcgaagggtttagaggggaagccgtataaggagcagctaaagtcacttggtttgtccagcctggagaagaggaggctgagaggagacctcatggcggctacagcttcctcacaaggggaggaggaggagcaggcactgagctcttctctctggggACCAacaacagaacctgagggaatggcaggaagatgtgccagggaggtttaggttggatattaggaaaaggttcttaaCCCAGAAGGTggcggagcactggaacaggctccccagggaggtgtcacggccccaagcctgacagtgttcaagaagagactggacaacgccctcagacacatggcgtgaactgtggggttgtcatatgcagggacaggacttggactcgatcctcgtgggtcccttccaactcaggacattctatgattcctccGCCCCTAGTATCTTCGTTGTTATTGCTTGTTTTCTAAACTAAAAATGCCTTTCAAGAAGAGCAAGCATGTAGGTTCACATTTGCATCTGAGGTACACTTTTCTTTAAGCTATGATGGAAACAAGCCTACCTGAGTACTATTGTTCATCAAAAGTAAAGAGCCAGTGACTACTGGAATGAATTAAAACTTTTCTCCTATGCAGTTCACTTCCCAGCATTCattcaaaattttcaaagtgATTCAACTCTGTGTTCTTAGAGACAAAGCAGTACTGTTGATACTTGGCCATGTTCTTGTCTCAGCCATTCTCAAGAGATTGTACCAGTTCGTCTAGGAAGGTTCTGGAGCTGGTTTTGGTGACTGTCTTTACTGTCTACTTTCAGCAGTGCCTTCCCGGATCCTGCCTGGGTCAGCACCTTGCTCCCTCTTTGCCAGTGTTTCTTTGTAGCAAGACTCTCCTCCTAATCCCCATAGGCTTTGAAGTAAATAGCtcttgttttggtttcatttgcTCTGTTATTGCACGAAGGTTTGCCCTGTGAGAGCTCTGCTGGGCCAGCCAACACAGGAGCAAATGCAAGGCACAGAGATTTCATGGTGTTTCACACTGATGTCTCTTTTACAGGAGTTATTCAGCGCTGCACTGCTGTGAAGTACCACTACACCTCCAGCTCTCTGCCTCGCAACTTACCCATCAATATCACCAACACCATTCGGCAGGATGAGTGGCACGCACTCCGTAAGTAACCCAAAGCAGCGTACAAGACTGTTTGGATTCCTTAATGCCTCAATGCAGTGCCAAATGAGGGCTCTGAGTTAACTGTCACTGGGCTCTAAGCATAAATATGTATTAGTTAGTGAGGAAGGGCAAGCAGCTGTCAAGGGGACATGAGATTTGGAGGAGCTTAAGCATCAAATTCAGGAATTCAGGCACGTGAGTAGTGTGTTGCAAGGTCCAATCATATTCTGGATCTGGGGACAGACAATTCCTAGCTGGCTTACAGCAATGGTGCTGCATCACTGTACAGTCTGGATAGAGCTTGTTGCGTTTTTCTGTGTGCGTGCCAGTGACCTGGTGCAGCTCCCTGGCAACCAGCTCTTATAGGGAACATCTCAGTTTGTCTTTGCAACCTGCTGTTACCAGCTCCTGGCCCACAATCTGCCTCATGCCGAAGTCCTTCCCACACAGATTACTGACCTTTAGCCTGTCACTAAGAAtgatttaattgtttttttttttctgctcctgcatctctctgtttgttttctggttctGTTGCCTCACATAATTCTGCCTAGCCCCTGTCATGGGAGTCTCAGTGCTGAGGAAAAGGAGCTAGAGATTGAACTAGGAAGAGACAAGAACAGCACTTGTATTAAGGATGACAGAGTGCTGTTCATATCACCGGTGCCCAGGCGTTTTTTTAGAGCTTGTTACTGGAGTCGTCCTCATCATACTCTATTGATCTGCTGTCTGTTTCTGTCCTCCCACTATTCCTCTTTTCAGTTCACTTTATCTGCCTTTCATGTGCTGGTGCTTTTCTTCAGTATCCCCTCTcccttcttttatttctattttcagtaGACACTCACCCAACTAACTCCATCCCAAAGAAACACaccatacaaacaaacaaaaaaaaaaaaagaaaaaagcctttgcAGTACTAACTTTCCTCTTGATCAGGACAGAAATGCTCTCTAGTTGTACAGTGCCCAGCAGAAGGGAATCATGTTAGCTGGATTCTTTTAGTTTCAGTGTGATGGGCAAACTAGCTACCTCAAAGAAGCTACAAGAGGAGTCCATAGGTCAAGTATAAGCTTTAGAACCAGCAAATCTAAGTCTGTCTGGACTCTCTCCTGGCTGTCCAGTCTGGGTGCCATGCCATGTTCATATCgtctttcttgcctttctcttttctctttcctcagatCTGCGGAGGATGACTGCTGGCTTCATTGGCATGGCAGTCTCCATCATCCTGTTTGGGTGGATCATTGGTGTGCTGGgctgctgcaaacagcaggagCTCATGCAGTATGTTGCTGGGCTGCTCTTCCTAATGGGAGGTGAGAGCCTTTTGCTTCTACCCCTGAAATCACCACAGTCAGCATCGCTGGCTGGGGAGGTGCtcttaaaagtaaaaacagTGCTTCCCTGGGGTGTTACGCCTGTTCCTCCTGGCTGGGAGCAGACTTTCTGCATGACCAACAGTTTTTCTGAGCTTTGATTGTTCAGCTCAAAACCAGGGAGTTTTGTCTTTATTTGAAAGGGGCATAGTAGCAGCAAATGCAGCGAAAGGGTGAGCTGCTGAGATGCTGCAAAGATGGGGACTCTTAAATTGCAAGCAGTAAACAGGCAACtttcaagcaggaaaaaatgaggcTCTACCTTAAAGCCAGAGCTGCTATCCTAGAGGCCCAGTGTCAGCATCTGTAGTGGCTGCAAGCAAGGAACTTGGTGATATAACAGTACCTATATAAATTAAACAAGTAGGTGTGACACTGctttggtgcctttttttttttttgggggggggtggggtcGGGGGGACATGTTACAGATCTTCCCTTGCCATAAGCAAGTCTTCTCAAGGAGAAGTTTTTGCGGAGATGCACAGAAAACCACTGTGCTGCCACAGCATGATGCTAGAAAGCCTGGAAGTAGGCTTGTGCCATCCTTGGTCATCTTATGTGCAGCTTAACTGCAGTTTCCTTAGGGAACATCTTCATTTCTTTAGTGCACAGCATTGAGGGAATTAAGTATTGTAAGCGGAACAGGTAGACTGGGTCCCCTTTGAGTGCTTTTGCACTTAACGTGATGGGCATGCTATCAGCAGTAAGAGCTGTCATTAGTATTTAGACACAGATCCAGAGCTGGAGAGAATAAAATGTTCACCTCACCCTTTAATCTAGTGTACTAGTCTATATTAGACACAGTAAAGTGCCTTCCACTACATGTTTCTTTGGCATTTTTTGCTCCTCTATCTAGGTGCTTAGTGAATATGAAGCAGATGCCAAAAACCTGGGCACTTTCCATGGGCCTAGGCTACAGCTGGCAGAAGTCTGAACATTCCTAGTAAAAACCAAGCAGTACTGCACTTGGCAGCCCTGGCCTTCATTTATTTACCTTGCATAGGAGATACTGCCAAAGTCCTGTCTGGAACCTGATGACATTAGTCATTGGAAATAAATAAAGTCTCGGGAGAATTGTGACTGAGTTCAAAACAGCAATAGAGGCAAGGCAATATTGGTTCTTTGGGAAGTGAGGTAGCCTGTAGTCCTACatatcttgccttttttttttttattattttttttccttccctgccttgTAAGAAGAGTGACTGGTAggactacagaaaaaaaaaaaaaaaagtaatacttGATTGTGAAAAtacttaggggaaaaaaactggAGCATAATTAACCTGTATGAGGGCAGCATAGAACcctcttgcttttctcctgcaggtACGTGCTGTATCATCTCACTCTGCACATGTGTAGCTGGGATCAATTTTGAGTTGTCACGCTATCCTCGCTACGTCTACGGGCTGCCAGAGGACATCAGTCATGGCTATGGCTGGTCCATGTTCTGTGCCTGGGGAGGCCTGGGCCTCACCCTGCTGGCTGGGTTCCTCTGCACATTGGCCCCGTCACTCAACACTTCGCGGGCATCCGTACAAAAACCCAGACAGGAAAATGGGGCCGTGTGACCTCGGAGGGAGCGCGGAGAGACTCTGGAAAGCAcagcctgggcagagctgtgggttAACACCAGAAGAGGTGGCATGTCAGCGTGTGGAGAGCAGTGCCATAGCTGTGGAAGCAGCAGCCCGGGGGATGCTGCTACAGCCTCCAGTCGTGGACACAGACATTGCAAGTAACTCCAGGTTTGAATTATTGCCGATTTGCTCATTGATGGTTTAAGGGGgacagttcttttttttttcttctgtttacaaGAGATGAAGTCAAAGGCTGTGtctttttttgtgctgttttttgAACTGTACCTCCATGGTCCTGTTATTGTCCAGTTGTAAGGGATGTTTACGCACCAACTCTATTGCTGCAGGTCTGAGTAATTCAGACCCAAATTAGGGCAAGGAACTACGTGAAGTTGGCTTGAACACTTTTGCAACAGGCATGTCTAGTGTTGGCTCAGGCCATCATTTCCCAAAAGAACCTTGATCTAAGCCGAGTTTTAGGCCAAAGAATTAGCCCATTcttagtatttatttatttaaatcagaaaTCTGTGCTATGCCATGCTGTAGTATCAGCTATTTACTCACTACTAAAGCTGTTTCCAAAAGGAGCTGGCTGTAACTGAGTAGCAAGActctaaaaaaccaaaacaaaaccaaaccccaacaaaactcTTAATGGTTTTAGGAAAGGAGGGGCAAGTTTTCCTCAGCTTCTTACACAGGTGAGGTTACTCATTTGGCTAACTAACACACCCTTGTTTTAATGGGGAGATGTCTGCAACATGCAGCTTAGAACTGTTCCACTAGAGGCCAGGGTCTGTTCTTAAGTGTGTCAGTTTGAGCTGCCGGGATCAACTTTCACCCTCCAACTTGTGGGTGTAACTCCTGTTCTGTGGAAGGAGATGAGTAATTCTCCCCAAACTCAAATAGCAGTACTGCTAAAATAGCAGAAGATGTACAGCCCCCTCTAATATTCATGTCCAAAGGAACCACAATGTATTTTCCTCAGGAACACGTGGCTTCTGCTCACTTCACCACTCACCCCTTTCTAATGTCAAGTGCCCCTGAGCATAGCATGTCAAGAACACGCATGCTCTGCTGGAACAAGCTCCCTCTCCAAAATGAGCAGTAAGGACCTTGGAACCAGTGCAAGTACTAGGGCTAACTCAGGAACATCAGCCAAAGTACTTTGgggtatatttttctttctttcatcttttctccCTCAcatccctgcccctctcccaaGCGTCCAAAAACTGCACAGGTAAAGATGAGATGGCCAGCATTTGGAGATGTTtacattgtatttaaaatacaatacagTGGCATGTAAGATACTTAATGCTAAAGTCAGTGTATTTATGAaaagtgtaatttttaaatggaaattgtAATTCTCAACTGGCATTAAAAGTACTGAAAGACTTGCTCGGTGGATTAAACCTTGAATTCTTTCTGACTGATTACCAGACTGATTCACCACACAGCTCAAATACATAACAGCAATGGTGCTAAAACTTCCGGAGTTAAGTTTAAATGACAAAGTTAAAAAATCATTCACATGTGAATCATGTTAACTTCTCCCTTGCAAAATGAGTGTTAGTTCAAAAGTTTCAAATACTCTAACAAAGCTGTACAGTCTGTTCAGTGGCTGCACAGGTGAAAACAGGGGATCCTGTCTGAGCTGCAGATCATCAATTTCAAAGTACACCTTCTGTAGTATAACCTGTTGGTCCTCATCCAGAAGTAGCAGAGCAAGATTTAATCCAGGTCCAGCAGGAGGAGGCTCCAAAGGCAGCACGATGGGCACTGCGGACAGGAGGTTCTCACCTTCCCTTTTGCACATGTAGAACCCCTGAGCAAGGGCAACAGCCCCAACACATCATGGATTTGTTTTTAGAGGGAAAAAAcgctttattttttccagacagaaaGTGGTACAGTCCAGCCTAGTCCTGTCCTCTGCCAAGGCCACAACCATGCCTGGGCAGAGATCAGGCGTAGTACTGTAGattggcttttttctttgcttgaacCTCCAAGATTCCTTCCATGTAGTCCTCGTGGGTGAGCTCCGTAGCTCCACGGCGGAGGGCAATCATCCCCTGCCCAAGGAGACAGGATTTAGAAAGGGCATGCGAGCACCACATCAGTTCAAAGTAATTACTCCCTGCTAGCTTTCACTTCTCCCTCCTATCAGTGCTGGCTGCTGTTGAGGGATACTTACCGCTTCAACGCACACAGCCTTGCACTGGGCTCCATTGAAATCATCTGTGCAGCGAGCCAGTTCCTCATAATTCACATCAGGGCTGATATGAgcaggaggggggaaaaatatAGTCTGAGAACATGTATCAAATAGAAAAAGCAAGGTGTGGAGCTTCCCTAAAACCCAACAGTGAGCATTCAACAGAAGAGAGCACCAACCACTCCACAGCCCATGAGTGACAAACACAGCCCCAGAAGGTCATGCCTCTTCCATACCTGACATTCATTTTGCGTGAATGGATCTGCATAATTCTGGCTCTGGCCTCCTCATTAGGCATTGGGAACTCAATCTTGCGATCTAATCGTCCAGAGCGGAGCAAAGCTGGGTCCAAGATATCAACCCGGTTGGTTGCAGCAATCACCTAAGTAGAAGTAGGGTCATCAGTCTGAGGCACCTGGAGGACGGGCCTCTCCTCTCCAAGGCTCCACCAAGCTTCTTCCCTGTACATTGTTTTCCATCCCCTACTAGAGTGCCCTGGACCTCAGCAGCACTCTCCGCTAGATCCCAACCTTGACTTGTGTGTTGGGCTGGAAACCATCAAGTTGATTAAGCAGCTCCAGCATGGTCCTCTGCACCTCCCGATCACCAGCCTTCTCACTATCAAACCTGAGGAGGGAACAAGGGGAAAACTCTCAGCATGAACCTGACCTGACCACCCTGCCCCTATATTTTTAATCACATAAAAAGACAGAATGATCACAGTTCACACTCCTTTGCTAAGGTCTTCCAAATTCCTCCTTGAAGATACAGGAAGTGCTACCTTGATGAGGATGATGACTACAGTAACTGTCAACAGCATCTAAGCCTTATTATGCCCTTAGAGCCGAACAGGACTAGTGTTGTCCAGGCCCAAGTAGTAAATCAGGGTAAACATCTCCATGCACCTGAGGCAGTTATGAGAAAACAGTTCTGTACAGCAGGAGACCATCAGATGGATCCCGAGTCTCATGTACTTCACTCATAAGGCAAATGACTGTGGCAACTGCTATCTATGATGGATTCTCCACGCTGTTTCTGAAAAAGCCATGCTTTAAAGCTAGGCTTCCCTCACACATACAGGCAAAGGGGGCTGCTAGACAGCTCCCAAGAGCTTTACAACATGGCCTACACCTCACCTTTTCGTACCAATGGCATCCAGTTCGTCAATAAAGATGATGGAAGGAGCTTTCTCCTTGGCTAGAGCGAAAGCATCGCGTACCAGCTTTGCTCCATCACCAATGAACATCTGCACAAGCTGTGGACCCGCAAGCTTCAGGAATGTAGCCTGGCGAGAGAAAGAGAATCCTATGCCTTGTTTCTCAATAGGGTCACTTCTGAGTACTACAAGAAGCCCTTAattaaaacaagcaagcaagcaaacagaCAAGAAAATCCCAGTCTCTGTAACACCAGTTTATATGTATGGCCCCTCTCCCCTTGGAGATGTTCTTATTCTCTTTCAGGTACTATTCTACAGCAGCACACACTTTCAAAGGTTCCTTTTACCTTGGTCTGGGCAGCACATGCTCGAGCTAAAAGCGTCTTCCCTGTTCCTGGAGGCCCATACATAAGGACTCCTTTGGGTGGCTGTATACCCAAGTTTTCAAATTTCTCCTTATGATTCATTGGCAAGACAATGGCCTCCACGAgctacagcaaaagaaaaatattaatacataaaCCCATTCTCCTCCACAGACCCAGTCTGCCTGCTTTGAGCTGAAGTTCTGAGCTGAGGTTCAAAGAGTGTTGACCTCAATCACACCAGAATCTAAACATGAAGTATCACCTCTTGGATTTGCTTATCCAGCCCCCCGATGTCACTGTACTGCTCTGTGGGTCTCTCATCCACCTCCATGGCTTTCACTCGTGAATCATATTCAGTAGGCAGAGTCTCCAGGATCAAGTAAGAGTCTTTGTTCACTCCCTGTAAACACAAGTCCTTTGTTTTTAGCAAGCCCTTCAGATAGCAATTATTAAACATGCAATCAAAGACGATTCACTAGACCTCAAGGATGCAGGAATAACCAGCTTTGACAATGGCACTCCTCAAATCACCACAGCTTGGCACAGTGGATAACACCACAGCTAACCtagcatgttttaaaaagaagaggCCCAATTTACTTGCGGTACAATAGATTGTTTTTAGAAAGCTTACTATGTGTATCTAAATTTTCAGCATCTAACTGTATGTATAAGGACCCCTATCCAACTACTTTTCTATACTACAAATATGACTGAATCCATaatatctttttattaaaattttagTATAGCAATGGTCTTGGAGAAATCTGGACAGATTTGTCTCCTTTCTAAAGGGCAAGCCATATGCAATTTTCTGGCCAACATTGTATCTAACAGTCACAACAGCATCACTCACCACTAGGTCTCCAGGCTTCAACTTCTCAGCATCAACCAACCCAATAACAGGCAGGAAATACGTCTGTAGGAAAGGACTCAAAGTAAGCAAAACAGCCGTACTGAGACAGGGTCCTTTTCAGCACTTCTCACACCTGGCTGGGCACATGGGTCTTACCTGGCGCGTAGAGGTCTTGATCACAGCACACTTGCCCTTTCTCTGGGAATCCAGGTCAATGTTtgctccatcctcctcctggTCATTGGGGTCAACATCCAGCAGCTGAAAACCAGTGTGAGAGATTTCACGATAATGTAACCAGGCTAGCAAGATGATCCCAGAACGAATGCTTCTAAATTACATGCAGTAGGAGAAATAAAACTTCCTGTCATCCATCAGCAGTAGAATCTGAAAGCATTAAAGCCCTcctataaaaatgcatttcttcctgTCCTCACAAAGCAGCACACAATAGCACATAGATGCTATAAAGTCCAGAACAAAGCAGTAGCTAATGGCACTGATTTCTCCTCCCAAAATAGCAGCTCACATTAGGCCTTAAGTTCATTACGTTCTAAAACACTAGAACAAATGAACCcctttcttaaaaatagaaaactgtcCGCATTTTTTAGCAGATCATCAAAATTACTGAATTACAAAAAGAACGCGACGTAGTCACAGAGCCACCACTTTTCATTCACTGTCTCACAAGTGTCCGGAAGCACGCACCAAGTTTCACATTCCCAAGTCTACACTACACGAGGCTGTGTCACCCCCTGATGGCTGTGTCACGTACAGACGAAGAGCAGCCAACACCTAAGGAACAACCCAGACAAGAACTGTGCAAGTGATGCGCACTTCTACgtcacaaacaaaaccagcaaaaaaacctgaaagtcCTGGCTCCAGGAACATCCGCAGTTTCAGAATACACCACATCTCGAATTACTGATGAGttcccctgccttcctccctcctgaTATACATTGTGTGCGCTTCTCATGTTGTTGCAGAAGAACGCACCACTCACCTCAATAACGTTAGAGACAAGGTACGGCAGGGTTTTGTTCACTTTGATTTTCTCACTGTTCTCTTTGATCTTGTCTTTCATGGCCTGAAGCTCATGGGTCACTCTCAGTACTTCGCTCTTCATGATCTGGAATCAGGATGCAGAAGAGATAGGAACAGTATCAAAAGACTAAGGCAAGATAAAATTCATATGTTATTCTAAAAGTaaaacagttattaaaaaaaaaaaaagcctggggAAACAGTGGGTATAAAGGGAAACATAatataaaaggaggaaaagccaGCAAATTAGCTGAAATTGGTTAGTCCAGCCCATTCTGGTCTCCAACTAATCAATATCCCTAAGTAATTTCTTCCCAGTATCACTGGATAACCTTAGCCTGATCAACACATCAGCTTATAAGGTTGCAATATGACCTAGATAAGGATATGATCTAGATAAGGCAACtttgtggttttcctttttaatatatatggGTACACAGGTAACTAAATATACAAACACAGGCATATCTATATGCatccatacacacacacccattttaaagctgttttttgcTGGGTTTAAAGAAGAGTCGTGTGCTGGAACACTGAAGTGATGACATGCAATAGCATAGGAACAAACAGCCAGAAAGACCTTAAGCTGAAAGTATCACAGTACAGAATCAAAGTAAACTGAAGGTATGACCAGGGAATGGCAGAACTGAGGCTTGTGTCCACTGAGAGCAGGGGGACTTGCAGCACCTCTGCAAAGAGATGTGCCACCACTGCTTCCAGTAGCACAAAGACAAATAGAAAAGCCGTTTTTATAAAGCTGTTCTGTTCTGCAAGACCACACATATTGGCACCTACATATGAGAAACTAACATATCAGCTGCACTGTaggggaaaaatactttttgttctCCTTAAAAGTAAAACATTCAACACCAGAGTAATATCCAGTACTTGTTCCCCACAAAGCCAGGTCCTTTACAAAACAGTGGAACGTTTCGGATATAGGACAACCCAGATTCAGAGGAACCTCTGGGGTTCTCCACttcaacctcctgctcaaagcaggggcAGCCATGGGCTCTCActaggttgctcagggcttggcCCAACTGAATCTTGAAAAtttccaaggacagagactAAACAACTTATCTGGAAcaacctgttccactgcctGACTGCCCTCACAGTGACAAGGTCATCTTCATACTCCTGTGGAACCTCGCATTTTTTCAATTTATGACCAGTAATTTATGTTTTGAATTAACCTTGGCCTGTGCTTCAATAAGATACAAAACCtttctataagaaaaaaagaaacaaagaaagcatATATTAGTAGCATAATAGAAAGCTCAAATTCCTACATCTTTACTataattttaacttttctgaagcttttacTACTACTTTTTAAGACTCTTGATGCCTAAGCATAATACTGTGCTATAACACACACTTATTTACAGGACAGAACTATTACAGGAGCCAATATAGAATTTGTtgcataaaaatgcaaaaaatgtcGAAATTTGATTTAATAAACACAGTCTGGGAAACAGTCaaggaaacagcaagaaaaggaggatgccaataaatatttttgtcaccTCAGTTATGATGCTTTtactgaaaaagagagaaagctgGTTTTATTCCTTACTGTattctgcaattaaaaaatgacACAGATTTATCTTTGCTGtcttcaaagaataaaaaagtaagtaaaaaagTCAGAATTACTTGTGGAGCCTGAAGCATTAGGATGAAGTTACTCTGCAGAATTTACAAAACAATTTATCTCCATATTGCTAACACCAGGCAGTAGAGACAAACTTATTCTAAAGCTGTAAGTGAGCTTTTATGTGAAACAAGTCTATCTTGGGACAGGTCTACCCAGGTCTGTCCTACTTTACATCTTCACGAATGACCTAGACAAGGGGATGGAGTGCACTCTCATTGTGTTTGCAGGCAACACCAACTTGGGGGTCCCGGTCTGTGTGCTCAAGGGCAAGGCTGCCATTCCAAGCGATCTTAAGAGACTGGAGGAATAGGCACAGAGAACCCTTACAAAAATCAAAGACAAAGGCAAAGCCCCGCATCTGAGGCAGAAAAGCACAGGCTGGTGAcaggctggctggggagcagctctgtggaaatgGACCTGGGGGTCTCTGTGGACAATAAACTGCACACAAACCAGCAACGTGCCCTGACTGCAAGGGTGGCAAACAGCATCCTGCACTGTGCTAACAGAAATGTAGCTGGTAGACGGAGAAAGTGATCATTGCCCTCTACTTAACACTTATTAAATCCTGTCTAGAGCAGTCTGTCTGGTTTGGGCCCCCCATACAGCAAAGACATTGATAAACCAGACTGAGGTCAGTAAAGGGCCACCAAAATGGCCAGGGGACTGGAGCACAGGCCctgtgagaagcagctgagaaaaCTAGGATTGTTCAGCTGAAGAAGAGAACTACTGGATAAGGTGtcaagaaaacagaatcagACACTTCACAGCCCTGCACAGTAGGTGGATGAGACAACACACAAAGACTGAAACGAGAAACGTTCACACTGTACGCAAAGCAAATCTTTAGCCTCACGAGGGCAGCCAAGCAGTGGGACAGAATACCCAGAGAAGTGGTGCAATCTCTGTCCTTAGAGGATTTCACCATCTaactggacaaagccctgagcagcctgggttatggctgaccctgctttgagaaGGGGGTTGGAACAGAGATCTTCTCGAGTCACTTCCAACCTGAATCACCTGATGATCCCACCTTACCCAGGCCATGGAACGGGCTCCCCCTCCCCTGTGCTTACGAGAGCTGGAAGGCCTGGGGTGCCTTTAGCCGAAGCATCGAGGCTTCGAAGGCTCCGTGGAACAACCGTCCCCTCGGCTTCCCGGGCCCCAGCtcttttactttgcatttctccCCTGCCTTCCAGGCTTACTGCTCCTTAGCCTACTCAGTCCCGGTCTAGTCAACTGCATCTTATTCTCCATTGCTCTCGGCTCTCCCCGAGccctcccccagcaccagcagccccggGCTCCCGAGGGCGGCCCCAgcgcgccccggcccggccggcggcCCCCGGCCGCTACCTTGATCTCGCTGTCGAGGAGGCGGGTGCGCTGCACGATCTCCTCCGTGGACATCTTCAGCACCTCCTCGCCGACGCCATCCTGCGGGGGCACAACGGCAGCGTcacccccggcccggcccgcgcctcgcgccggccccgccgccccccgccgccccccaccGCCCCTCACCTCGGACTCGTCCCACACCGACGCCATCTTTCCCCCAGCCAGCGAGCGAGCGCACAGCGCGGCGGATTCCGGGCGGCGGATTCCGGGCGGCAGATTCCGCACTACTCGCCCCGGCAGCAGCGCGACAGACAGCGGC
Above is a window of Caloenas nicobarica isolate bCalNic1 chromosome 5, bCalNic1.hap1, whole genome shotgun sequence DNA encoding:
- the PSMC3 gene encoding 26S proteasome regulatory subunit 6A, giving the protein MASVWDESEDGVGEEVLKMSTEEIVQRTRLLDSEIKIMKSEVLRVTHELQAMKDKIKENSEKIKVNKTLPYLVSNVIELLDVDPNDQEEDGANIDLDSQRKGKCAVIKTSTRQTYFLPVIGLVDAEKLKPGDLVGVNKDSYLILETLPTEYDSRVKAMEVDERPTEQYSDIGGLDKQIQELVEAIVLPMNHKEKFENLGIQPPKGVLMYGPPGTGKTLLARACAAQTKATFLKLAGPQLVQMFIGDGAKLVRDAFALAKEKAPSIIFIDELDAIGTKRFDSEKAGDREVQRTMLELLNQLDGFQPNTQVKVIAATNRVDILDPALLRSGRLDRKIEFPMPNEEARARIMQIHSRKMNVSPDVNYEELARCTDDFNGAQCKAVCVEAGMIALRRGATELTHEDYMEGILEVQAKKKANLQYYA
- the LOC135988937 gene encoding transmembrane protein 178B-like; this translates as MAAAAQALSGSGLLLAAAALALLAVAIGTDSWYETDARRHRERCRGFGHKRSDPPGSMSAPSSHLPLRARPPRALLPGRPPAPVPAAAAAALDSHCGRRFNSTVSGLWRRCHRAGYEPDSEELIRKGVIQRCTAVKYHYTSSSLPRNLPINITNTIRQDEWHALHLRRMTAGFIGMAVSIILFGWIIGVLGCCKQQELMQYVAGLLFLMGGTCCIISLCTCVAGINFELSRYPRYVYGLPEDISHGYGWSMFCAWGGLGLTLLAGFLCTLAPSLNTSRASVQKPRQENGAV